A genomic region of bacterium contains the following coding sequences:
- the queA gene encoding tRNA preQ1(34) S-adenosylmethionine ribosyltransferase-isomerase QueA yields the protein MTFQREIKKYDYDLPEELIAQDPVSPRDSARLLVYDRKTGEVSYSHFRDLVSFLPKNAVLVFNETKVLPARLSVKKESGGMVKILYLAIVGKCIRVFSNRPLHSGAELTIVKNLGFIVEKKDDKYYLLRPTFPLAKLYDVLERYGTAPIPPYIKHSKLKGKALRAQYETVFAKHRGSVAAPTASLHFTRELLVKIRRAGIAVKFVTLHVNLGTFAPLTEAQWRKGLLHEEEYMIDARTATFLNKSKKEGRPIIAVGTTVARTLESAAASVIPGLTRNPELKVLSGSTRLFIREGDKFKFVQGLITNFHVPQSSLLMLVAALTGRKKLMELYQNAIHLRFRFFSFGDGMLVR from the coding sequence ATGACATTTCAACGCGAAATAAAAAAATACGACTATGACTTGCCCGAAGAGCTCATCGCGCAGGATCCTGTAAGTCCCCGCGACAGCGCGCGATTGCTGGTCTATGACCGGAAAACCGGAGAAGTGTCATATAGTCACTTTCGTGACCTTGTAAGCTTTTTGCCTAAAAATGCGGTGCTGGTGTTTAACGAAACAAAAGTGTTGCCCGCGCGGCTCTCGGTCAAAAAAGAAAGCGGGGGAATGGTCAAAATATTGTACCTTGCGATTGTGGGAAAATGCATCCGCGTATTTTCTAATCGTCCATTGCACAGCGGTGCGGAGCTTACGATTGTAAAAAATCTCGGCTTTATTGTGGAAAAAAAAGACGATAAATACTATCTCCTCCGGCCCACGTTTCCGCTCGCAAAACTGTACGATGTGCTGGAGCGTTATGGCACGGCGCCTATCCCACCGTATATTAAACATTCAAAGCTCAAAGGCAAGGCGCTGCGCGCGCAGTATGAAACCGTGTTTGCGAAGCATCGTGGTTCGGTTGCGGCGCCAACCGCGTCGTTGCATTTCACGCGCGAGTTGCTTGTAAAAATTCGTCGCGCCGGCATTGCGGTGAAGTTTGTGACGCTCCATGTGAACCTCGGTACATTCGCGCCGCTTACGGAGGCACAGTGGCGGAAGGGATTATTGCATGAGGAGGAATATATGATTGATGCGCGGACGGCGACATTCTTGAATAAAAGCAAAAAGGAGGGGAGGCCGATTATTGCCGTGGGTACAACCGTCGCGCGTACGCTGGAATCCGCCGCCGCTTCTGTCATTCCGGGCTTGACCCGGAATCCAGAACTAAAAGTCCTTTCCGGAAGTACGCGTCTCTTCATTCGCGAAGGCGACAAGTTCAAATTTGTGCAAGGACTCATCACCAATTTCCACGTGCCACAATCAAGCTTATTGATGCTCGTCGCCGCACTTACCGGAAGAAAAAAACTAATGGAGCTTTATCAAAACGCCATTCATTTGCGCTTCCGATTTTTTTCATTTGGCGACGGGATGTTAGTGCGGTAA
- the dnaB gene encoding replicative DNA helicase, translating to MPSLKLPPQHIEAEQSVLGALMIDKDAIIRVADMLLPDDFYKPAHASIYGAIMGLYERHEPIDILSVTTRLKESGAFKDAGGTSYLTELINGVPSASHVAHYAKLVKDKHVLRELVIASAEIAESAFDPGEDVDAVIDGIEQRIFSIAQRSTAQKFVLLKDQLSAAYERIEKIHAGKGAMRGVPTGFPALDGYLSGLQKSDLIVIGARPSLGKTSLALDIARHVGVKEKKSVAIFSLEMSIDQVIDRFIAAEARVPLWQLRTGKLSNDVDFQLIQASLNTLSDSRIFIDDTASANILQMRSVARRLQAEHGLDLVIVDYLQLITPRTKSDNMVAQVTEISRGLKTLARELNVPVLALSQLSRSVDSREDKTPRLADLRDSGSIEQDSDVVLLIFRKDKQRQNPEPQDLNMAEIMVAKHRNGPIGSVKLRFNPDAVSFESIDTQHSDQPYA from the coding sequence ATGCCTTCCCTCAAACTTCCCCCACAACACATTGAAGCCGAGCAATCCGTGCTGGGTGCTTTGATGATTGATAAGGACGCCATCATCCGCGTTGCCGACATGTTGCTTCCGGATGATTTCTATAAGCCGGCGCACGCAAGCATTTACGGCGCCATCATGGGATTGTACGAGCGCCATGAGCCCATTGATATTTTGAGCGTCACGACGCGCCTCAAGGAATCGGGTGCATTTAAGGACGCCGGCGGCACTTCATATCTCACCGAGCTCATCAACGGCGTTCCTTCGGCGTCGCACGTCGCCCATTACGCGAAGCTCGTAAAAGATAAGCACGTGCTGCGCGAGCTCGTTATTGCCTCGGCGGAAATCGCCGAAAGCGCCTTTGACCCGGGCGAAGATGTTGACGCGGTGATTGACGGCATTGAACAGCGGATATTCTCCATCGCCCAACGCTCAACCGCGCAAAAGTTCGTGCTTTTAAAAGACCAGCTTTCTGCTGCGTATGAACGCATTGAAAAAATTCACGCGGGAAAGGGCGCCATGCGCGGAGTCCCGACCGGATTTCCCGCGCTGGACGGTTATCTTTCGGGACTGCAGAAGTCCGACCTCATCGTCATCGGCGCGCGGCCGTCGCTTGGTAAAACATCGCTCGCCTTAGACATTGCCCGCCACGTGGGCGTGAAAGAAAAGAAATCCGTGGCAATATTTTCGCTTGAAATGTCCATTGACCAGGTTATTGACCGCTTCATCGCGGCGGAAGCACGAGTGCCGCTGTGGCAACTTCGTACCGGAAAGCTTTCCAATGACGTGGACTTCCAGCTGATTCAGGCATCGCTCAACACCCTTTCGGACTCCCGCATCTTTATTGACGACACCGCGAGCGCGAATATATTACAGATGCGTTCCGTAGCGCGGCGGCTCCAAGCGGAACACGGGCTTGACCTTGTCATCGTTGATTATTTACAGCTCATCACGCCGCGCACAAAAAGCGACAACATGGTCGCGCAAGTGACGGAAATCTCCCGCGGACTAAAGACGCTCGCCCGCGAACTGAACGTGCCGGTGCTGGCACTCTCACAGCTTTCACGCTCCGTTGACTCGCGGGAAGACAAGACGCCGCGGTTGGCTGACCTCCGAGATTCCGGCTCCATTGAACAGGATAGCGACGTTGTGCTACTTATTTTCCGCAAAGACAAGCAACGGCAAAATCCGGAGCCGCAGGACTTGAACATGGCCGAAATTATGGTTGCCAAACACCGCAACGGCCCGATCGGATCGGTGAAACTCCGCTTCAATCCGGATGCGGTGAGCTTTGAGTCCATTGACACGCAGCACTCGGATCAGCCGTATGCCTGA
- the rplU gene encoding 50S ribosomal protein L21 has translation MAFAIIETGSKQYKVEKGTKLRVEKLLGEPGALVVFDKVLLTADGDNIVVGAPYISGAKVEGKVKAQARSKKVIVFKYHSKTRQRKKKGHRQEYTEVEIVGL, from the coding sequence ATGGCATTTGCAATCATTGAAACGGGCAGCAAACAATATAAAGTGGAAAAGGGGACTAAGCTCCGCGTGGAGAAGCTTTTGGGCGAGCCGGGTGCCTTGGTGGTGTTTGATAAGGTGTTGTTGACCGCCGATGGCGACAACATTGTCGTTGGCGCTCCGTATATTTCCGGAGCGAAAGTGGAGGGAAAAGTGAAAGCGCAGGCACGGTCAAAAAAGGTAATCGTGTTCAAATATCATTCCAAAACCCGCCAGCGTAAAAAGAAAGGACATCGGCAGGAGTATACGGAAGTGGAGATTGTCGGGCTCTAG
- the cysS gene encoding cysteine--tRNA ligase has product MFLYNTLTEKKEELQKPAAGALKMFVCGPSVYDYPHIGNGRTYVTYDMFAHYLRSRGFDVFYLQNITDVDDKIIARAKEEDVKPEAIAKKFEKIYHANEKALGIASVTKYARATAYIPEIVKQVEALIAKGHAYKIEGDGYYFDIATFPDYGKLAKRTIEQAEDGVSRIDESIKKRNKGDFVLWKLPQTQTNADLNADQRGKPIGKKYPIKIIDGEPLWNTPLGWGRPGWHIEDTAITEAFFGPQYDVHGGGVDLKFPHHEAEIAQQESASGKKPMVRFWMHAGFLLVNGEKMSKSKGNFVTVEDFLRTHSPLAFRYMAASHHYRSPLNYTNELVGQAEAAIRGIQEFFAKLALVTAAGFRIKSGMTNEANRHLSDDLAAAEKNFFAALDDDFNTPESLGATFTLIRRYEPMMWQLTKADAKALATTFKKLFAMFGMEFKPEKIPAEIATLADKRETLRAKKDFAGADVLRKTIEGLGYKVEDTPLGPLVLRNN; this is encoded by the coding sequence ATGTTTTTGTACAACACCCTCACCGAAAAAAAGGAGGAACTCCAGAAACCCGCGGCGGGCGCATTGAAGATGTTTGTCTGCGGACCGTCGGTGTATGACTATCCGCACATCGGGAACGGCCGGACATATGTGACCTACGACATGTTCGCGCACTATCTCCGCAGCCGCGGCTTTGACGTGTTCTACCTCCAAAACATCACGGACGTTGACGATAAGATCATCGCGCGGGCGAAGGAGGAAGACGTAAAGCCGGAGGCAATCGCAAAAAAGTTTGAGAAGATTTATCACGCAAACGAAAAAGCGTTGGGCATTGCGAGCGTCACGAAATATGCCCGCGCAACCGCATATATTCCAGAAATCGTAAAGCAAGTGGAGGCGCTTATCGCCAAAGGACACGCATATAAGATAGAAGGCGACGGTTATTACTTTGACATTGCAACGTTCCCCGACTACGGAAAACTTGCGAAACGCACCATTGAACAAGCCGAGGACGGCGTTTCGCGGATTGATGAGAGTATCAAGAAAAGGAACAAGGGCGACTTCGTATTGTGGAAGCTTCCACAAACGCAGACCAACGCGGACTTGAACGCAGACCAACGCGGAAAACCTATCGGCAAAAAGTATCCGATAAAAATTATTGACGGCGAACCGCTCTGGAACACGCCGCTCGGGTGGGGGCGGCCGGGATGGCACATTGAAGACACCGCGATTACGGAAGCATTTTTTGGTCCGCAATACGATGTGCATGGCGGCGGCGTGGATCTGAAATTCCCTCACCATGAGGCGGAGATCGCCCAACAGGAATCCGCTTCCGGAAAAAAGCCGATGGTCCGGTTTTGGATGCATGCCGGATTTTTGCTGGTGAACGGAGAAAAAATGTCCAAGAGCAAGGGGAATTTCGTCACCGTGGAAGATTTCTTGCGCACGCACTCCCCGCTCGCCTTCCGCTATATGGCGGCAAGCCATCACTACCGCTCACCGCTGAACTATACCAATGAACTAGTAGGACAAGCTGAAGCCGCCATCCGCGGTATACAAGAATTTTTTGCCAAGCTCGCGCTGGTTACTGCGGCTGGATTCCGGATCAAGTCCGGAATGACAAACGAGGCGAACCGTCATCTATCGGATGACCTTGCGGCTGCCGAAAAAAACTTTTTCGCGGCGCTTGATGATGACTTTAATACGCCGGAGTCACTGGGGGCGACATTCACGCTCATTCGCCGCTATGAACCAATGATGTGGCAACTTACCAAAGCCGACGCGAAAGCGCTCGCCACCACATTCAAAAAACTCTTCGCTATGTTCGGTATGGAATTCAAACCAGAAAAAATTCCCGCAGAAATTGCGACGCTTGCCGATAAACGCGAAACGCTCCGCGCAAAGAAAGATTTTGCGGGTGCCGACGTCTTGCGGAAAACCATTGAAGGACTAGGATATAAGGTGGAAGATACCCCATTAGGACCTTTGGTCCTAAGGAATAACTAA
- a CDS encoding VCBS repeat-containing protein, translating into MPQKFKKIVFALGVIILSIASFSYQLQLAYAFPFPAAVDYAAGDQPISVATADFDEDGNADLATANANSDNVSILIGNGNGTFDAKVDYAAGDGPNFIVTADFDEDNNVDLAVVNYNAGNVSILLGNGNGTFDAAVNYAASFNAYAIVTGDFDEDNNIDLAVTNSGADNVSILIGNGNGTFDAAVNYTTGLIPYFIVTADFDEDGNADLATANNGGNNFSILTGNGNGTFDAAANSSAGSSPYAMVTADFDGDSNADLAVTNDGNNNVSIFTGNGNGTFDAAVNYTTGGGPYSALAADFNGDSTIDLAVGNGADDDVSIFVAQANVSVSASSNPRAPLSFIEQQRRLALHLTPNTPSAARVLPLTCSNGDCPLDIEFTYDP; encoded by the coding sequence ATGCCACAAAAGTTTAAGAAAATTGTTTTTGCGTTAGGCGTGATTATTCTATCAATCGCATCTTTTTCTTATCAACTACAACTTGCGTACGCCTTTCCATTTCCCGCAGCGGTGGATTACGCCGCGGGCGATCAGCCGATCTCCGTTGCTACCGCTGACTTTGACGAAGATGGCAATGCAGATCTGGCGACGGCGAACGCCAACAGCGACAACGTCTCTATTCTCATCGGCAACGGCAATGGCACCTTTGACGCAAAGGTTGATTACGCCGCGGGCGATGGCCCAAATTTTATCGTCACCGCCGACTTCGACGAAGATAACAATGTAGACCTGGCGGTTGTAAACTACAATGCCGGTAACGTCTCCATTCTTCTTGGCAACGGCAATGGAACCTTCGACGCAGCGGTGAATTACGCTGCGAGCTTCAACGCGTACGCTATCGTCACCGGCGACTTTGATGAGGACAATAATATAGACCTGGCCGTGACAAATAGCGGCGCCGACAACGTTTCCATTCTCATCGGCAACGGCAACGGAACCTTCGACGCAGCGGTAAATTATACCACAGGATTAATTCCATACTTCATCGTGACCGCCGACTTTGACGAGGATGGCAATGCGGATTTGGCGACGGCGAATAATGGGGGAAACAATTTTTCCATCCTTACCGGCAACGGCAATGGCACTTTTGATGCAGCGGCGAATTCTTCCGCGGGATCATCCCCATACGCCATGGTAACAGCCGACTTTGATGGTGATTCCAATGCGGATTTAGCGGTGACAAACGACGGTAATAACAATGTCTCTATTTTTACCGGCAACGGCAATGGCACCTTTGACGCAGCGGTGAATTATACCACGGGCGGCGGCCCATACTCCGCGCTCGCTGCCGACTTTAATGGTGACAGCACTATTGATTTGGCGGTGGGGAATGGGGCCGACGATGACGTCTCCATATTTGTCGCTCAAGCGAACGTGTCGGTATCCGCATCCTCAAATCCACGCGCCCCGCTTTCATTTATCGAACAACAGCGTCGTCTTGCCCTTCACCTCACCCCAAACACCCCTTCTGCCGCGCGCGTGCTTCCGCTCACATGCTCCAACGGCGATTGCCCGCTTGATATTGAATTCACATATGATCCG
- a CDS encoding toprim domain-containing protein has protein sequence MLPAPIKTLIDLLTELPSIGPRQATRLAFYITNLGKAKATEFADAFAGLASVKPCAQCFLIHQNAGNLCGICSNPKRRADVIAVVEKETDLMSLEKAGNFMGRYLVIGELTKGALLQPDQKLKLQHLKSTAQKLPGGVAEEIILATNPTTYGDLSAAIIAQELKGAAKKMTRLGRGIPTGGEIEFADEETLRQSLEHRD, from the coding sequence ATGCTTCCCGCTCCGATAAAAACTTTAATTGACCTCCTGACGGAACTTCCCTCCATCGGACCGCGACAGGCGACGCGTCTTGCGTTTTATATTACGAACCTCGGCAAGGCGAAAGCCACCGAGTTTGCCGATGCCTTCGCCGGACTCGCCTCAGTCAAACCCTGCGCGCAATGTTTTCTTATCCACCAGAACGCCGGTAACCTCTGCGGCATTTGTTCTAATCCGAAACGCCGCGCGGATGTTATCGCGGTCGTTGAAAAAGAAACCGATTTGATGTCGCTTGAAAAAGCCGGCAATTTTATGGGCCGGTATCTGGTCATCGGCGAACTCACCAAAGGCGCCCTGCTCCAACCCGACCAAAAACTGAAACTGCAACACCTGAAATCAACTGCGCAAAAACTTCCCGGCGGCGTTGCTGAAGAAATCATTCTCGCAACCAACCCCACGACCTACGGCGACTTAAGTGCCGCTATCATCGCGCAGGAACTGAAAGGCGCGGCGAAAAAAATGACCCGCTTGGGTCGCGGCATTCCGACAGGAGGAGAAATTGAATTTGCGGACGAAGAGACACTGCGGCAATCGCTGGAGCATAGGGATTAG
- a CDS encoding VCBS repeat-containing protein produces MLAQVFILPRVAYAYPYGAAVNYSVGDSPQLLFAADLSGDGVSDLAVPSIGTDSISVLINSGSGTFAAAVNYAVAGDPYAVFAADFDGDGDRDLAAPNYFNSNVSILLNNGAGTFASAVNYAAGTGPQAIFAANLNSGSVLDLAVANADSNNVSILLGNGSGTFASAVNYNVGTLPMGIVAADLDGDSDQDLAVTNYTSGNVSILLNNGSGVFASAVNYTVGSEPQTISAADFDGDSDQDLAVVNTASSNISILLNNGSGVFASAVNYTAGTLAYGGYAADLNADGRVDLAVANFTSDNVSILLGNGDGTFASAVNYSAGDGAAYVFGADFDGDSDQDLAVTNNTDDNVSILLSQSFVASVSSSGGAGLSDFVRRLQGGFAERYAARAYIPRDLSLRAEQCTSASCNAIVQFNSPKDAELERFALRHSENHRRIPFAAERNEEQVTLRFPWASNAELPVQLCYTHQNNAEFCVESRIWTPAAFAASEVTIEQLGRVKDQFLVSLRIPSFHNFSYFTSGKSIVLVEVYDTDSRLIFRQSVNRPEIIKLLLDPRRHTIRMTPVNAAGEAGEMITIPLDVHLLADPMLRVYTQQLDALWKNLLNMLNDISRRLAR; encoded by the coding sequence TTGCTCGCGCAAGTTTTTATTTTGCCAAGGGTTGCGTACGCATATCCATATGGGGCGGCAGTAAATTATAGCGTAGGCGATAGCCCGCAGCTTCTTTTCGCCGCCGACCTCAGCGGCGATGGCGTGTCGGATCTAGCAGTGCCGAGTATAGGCACCGATAGCATCTCCGTCCTCATTAATAGTGGCAGTGGCACTTTTGCCGCTGCGGTGAATTATGCTGTCGCAGGCGATCCGTACGCTGTTTTCGCTGCTGACTTTGATGGTGATGGCGACAGGGATCTTGCAGCGCCGAATTATTTTAATAGCAACGTCTCCATACTGCTCAACAACGGCGCCGGTACTTTTGCCTCGGCGGTGAACTATGCCGCCGGCACGGGTCCGCAGGCCATTTTCGCCGCTAACCTCAACAGTGGTAGTGTGCTAGATCTGGCAGTGGCGAATGCAGACAGCAACAATGTTTCTATTCTTTTGGGTAATGGCAGCGGTACTTTTGCCTCCGCGGTGAATTACAATGTTGGCACTCTTCCGATGGGTATTGTTGCCGCTGACCTCGATGGTGATAGCGACCAGGACTTGGCGGTGACGAACTATACTTCTGGAAATGTCTCCATATTGCTCAATAATGGCAGCGGCGTGTTTGCCTCCGCGGTGAATTATACCGTTGGAAGTGAACCGCAAACCATTTCCGCTGCTGACTTTGATGGTGATAGCGACCAGGATTTAGCCGTGGTTAACACGGCTAGCAGTAATATTTCCATACTGCTTAACAACGGCAGTGGTGTGTTTGCCTCGGCAGTGAACTATACCGCCGGCACACTTGCGTATGGCGGTTACGCCGCAGACCTCAACGCCGATGGCAGAGTGGATTTAGCCGTGGCTAATTTTACCAGCGACAATGTCTCTATTCTTTTGGGTAATGGCGATGGCACATTTGCATCTGCGGTGAATTATAGTGCCGGTGATGGCGCGGCCTATGTTTTCGGCGCCGACTTTGACGGTGATAGCGACCAGGATTTGGCGGTGACGAACAATACTGACGACAATGTTTCTATATTATTAAGCCAGAGTTTCGTCGCTTCCGTTTCTTCCTCCGGCGGCGCCGGTCTTTCTGATTTCGTGCGCCGCCTGCAGGGTGGATTCGCAGAGCGGTATGCCGCCCGCGCGTATATTCCGCGCGATCTTTCTCTGCGCGCCGAGCAGTGCACGTCCGCTTCTTGCAATGCGATTGTTCAGTTCAACTCGCCAAAGGACGCCGAGCTTGAACGGTTTGCTTTGCGTCATAGCGAGAATCATCGCCGTATTCCCTTTGCGGCCGAACGAAACGAAGAACAAGTCACCCTCCGTTTTCCCTGGGCCTCAAACGCGGAACTTCCCGTACAGCTTTGCTATACGCACCAAAACAACGCGGAGTTCTGTGTGGAATCGCGTATCTGGACTCCGGCAGCGTTCGCGGCAAGCGAGGTCACGATTGAACAACTGGGGCGCGTGAAAGATCAATTTCTTGTTTCGCTGCGCATCCCATCATTTCATAATTTTTCATATTTCACCTCCGGGAAAAGTATTGTACTGGTGGAAGTATATGACACGGATAGTCGCCTTATTTTTAGGCAAAGCGTAAACCGTCCGGAAATCATCAAATTATTGCTTGATCCCCGTCGCCACACCATCCGCATGACTCCCGTGAACGCCGCGGGAGAGGCTGGGGAGATGATCACGATACCGCTTGACGTACATTTACTCGCCGATCCGATGTTGCGGGTATATACGCAACAGCTTGATGCGTTATGGAAGAATCTTTTAAACATGCTTAATGACATTTCGCGGCGTCTTGCGCGGTAG
- a CDS encoding CorA family divalent cation transporter — MEKENKSAVTWLDFERPSKADIDAIKKIHDFHPIILDELLHFSTRSRVEQYDSYLYLVYHFPIYDVKTRTSRRAEVDFLITKDTVITIRYEPLEPIEYMRHAIAETPVLKKKYLSSGAMFMYSFLQAVHEFCLRELRHVDQKVTAITKDLFSHQEYQMLQRISYIKRDILDYGVITKPQALILHSLRDVGGKFWGEEARIYLSDLASDHLKITEQLENYRDTIESCEETNAQLLNAKTNAVMQRFTILAFLTFPLMLFTSLFSIEFVSREITNPRIFWFGFGAVLLITSVVIYIFKRRGLLRD; from the coding sequence ATGGAAAAAGAAAATAAATCCGCAGTCACCTGGCTCGATTTTGAGCGACCGTCCAAAGCGGACATTGACGCCATTAAAAAAATTCACGACTTCCATCCGATTATTTTGGATGAGCTGCTCCATTTCTCCACGCGGTCGCGGGTGGAACAGTACGATAGCTATCTTTATCTTGTGTATCACTTTCCCATCTACGACGTAAAAACGCGCACCTCGCGCCGCGCCGAAGTTGATTTTTTGATTACCAAAGACACCGTTATCACCATTCGCTACGAGCCACTGGAACCGATTGAGTACATGCGGCACGCCATCGCGGAAACCCCGGTGTTGAAGAAAAAATATCTTTCAAGCGGGGCGATGTTTATGTACAGCTTCCTTCAGGCGGTGCATGAATTCTGTTTGCGCGAACTCCGACACGTTGACCAAAAAGTGACTGCCATCACCAAAGACCTTTTCTCGCACCAAGAGTATCAGATGCTTCAGCGCATTTCATATATCAAGCGTGACATCTTGGATTACGGCGTCATCACAAAGCCCCAAGCGCTGATTCTCCATTCGCTGCGCGATGTCGGCGGAAAATTTTGGGGCGAAGAAGCGCGCATTTATCTTTCCGACCTCGCAAGCGATCACCTCAAAATCACCGAGCAGCTGGAAAACTACCGCGACACCATTGAGTCGTGCGAAGAAACAAACGCTCAACTGCTGAACGCGAAAACGAACGCCGTCATGCAACGATTCACCATCCTCGCCTTCCTCACGTTCCCCTTGATGCTCTTCACCTCGCTCTTCAGCATTGAATTTGTATCGCGCGAAATCACCAATCCGCGGATATTTTGGTTCGGCTTCGGCGCGGTGCTGCTCATTACGTCTGTTGTTATTTATATCTTCAAGAGAAGAGGACTGTTAAGGGATTAG
- a CDS encoding prepilin-type N-terminal cleavage/methylation domain-containing protein — translation MNKKSPSGFTLLEILIYIAIFAVVGTLLTGIVTTVTRVEVRGGASAEVSTQLNFTMQTLQRLTRDASVVIVNNSLSDNNSDAPLGVSAPYLHLRMRDSAGGATDRDPMVIWFDPVTKVVKLQQGSGGNMTTTDLTTDRVASAASNLQFKKFANPPGHDVVQVDLTLVYNSPTPEGMVARTIQSAIGRVSAATFDSDLLPGADNIRSVGTAANRWVNGYFSGNLIVNGASSQVGVGVASPAPNTLLEVGSGGYFQFDRTSAGAPSATDCNDNAERGRMVIDTTGNNLYICNGAARGWDRVVLTD, via the coding sequence ATGAATAAGAAATCCCCCTCCGGCTTCACTCTTCTTGAGATTCTCATTTACATCGCTATCTTCGCGGTGGTGGGAACGCTTCTTACGGGCATAGTGACGACGGTGACAAGGGTTGAGGTGCGCGGCGGAGCGTCCGCCGAGGTATCAACGCAACTGAATTTTACGATGCAAACGTTACAGCGCTTAACCCGCGACGCAAGCGTGGTGATAGTGAACAATTCGTTGAGCGATAACAATAGTGACGCGCCGCTCGGCGTTTCAGCGCCCTACCTCCATTTGCGCATGCGCGACAGCGCCGGGGGCGCGACCGACCGCGACCCGATGGTTATTTGGTTTGACCCGGTGACAAAAGTGGTAAAGCTGCAGCAGGGTTCGGGCGGCAATATGACCACCACCGATCTCACGACGGATAGAGTCGCTAGTGCCGCGAGCAATCTCCAATTTAAAAAGTTTGCTAATCCGCCGGGCCACGATGTGGTGCAGGTGGATTTGACGTTGGTCTACAATTCGCCTACTCCGGAAGGCATGGTGGCGCGCACTATCCAAAGCGCCATTGGCCGCGTGAGCGCCGCGACATTTGACTCCGACCTTTTGCCCGGCGCGGACAACATCCGGAGCGTGGGCACCGCCGCTAATCGCTGGGTGAACGGATATTTTTCCGGCAACTTAATCGTGAACGGGGCAAGCTCGCAGGTGGGTGTCGGCGTTGCCTCTCCCGCACCGAATACGTTATTGGAAGTGGGCAGCGGGGGATATTTTCAGTTTGATAGAACCTCCGCCGGCGCCCCGTCTGCCACCGACTGCAACGATAACGCCGAACGCGGCCGCATGGTCATTGATACGACCGGCAATAACTTGTATATCTGCAACGGCGCCGCAAGGGGCTGGGACAGAGTGGTGTTGACGGATTAA